From Cucumis melo cultivar AY chromosome 1, USDA_Cmelo_AY_1.0, whole genome shotgun sequence, a single genomic window includes:
- the LOC103490274 gene encoding monooxygenase 2-like isoform X2, translated as MPWESPILSASATIASPETSLSRRFPGSQLRICSLRVTEALAVDLPKDTIKYSSKLVSIEEEAAGFLKLLHLADGTILKTKVLIGCDGVNSVVAKWLGLKKPSLSGRNATRGIVTYNDGHGFDNKFMWFFSKGLRFGVMPCNSNTVYWFATWCPSKQEEEIEENPTKLKEHILSKLGKVPDQARAVVEDTQVDAFVSLPLRYRRPWELVCNNFSRGNVSIAGDALHSMTPDLGQGGCSALEDGVILARCLAEAMSRNPNGEVEDKEEYKRIEKGLEKYAKERRWRSIKLIIASYVVGSIQESKGKVMNYLRDNILADSLVGVLMKISDFDCGTLG; from the exons ATGCCTTGGGAGTCGCCGATTCTCTCCGCCTCCGCCACGATCGCCTCGCCGG AAACGTCACTTTCTCGGCGGTTTCCGGGAAGCCAACTTCGAATTTGCTCTTTACGGGTCACCG AAGCACTGGCAGTGGATCTTCCAAAAGACACGATTAAATATTCCTCAAAGCTCGTTTCCATTGAAGAAGAAGCAGCAGGCTTTCTTAAGCTCCTGCATCTTGCTGATGGAACGATTCTCAAAACCAAG GTGTTGATTGGATGTGATGGAGTGAACTCTGTGGTGGCTAAGTGGCTTGGCTTGAAGAAGCCTTCTTTGTCAGGAAGAAACGCTACCAGAGGGATCGTAACATACAACGATGGTCATGGATTTGATAATAAGTTCATGTGGTTCTTTAGCAAAGGCCTTCGCTTTGGTGTTATGCCATGTAACTCCAACACTGTTTATTGGTTTGCCACTTGGTGTCCTTCCAAACAAG AGGAGGAGATTGAAGAGAACCCAACAAAATTGAAGGAACATATTTTGAGCAAGCTTGGAAAGGTACCTGATCAAGCAAGGGCTGTTGTTGAAGACACCCAAGTTGATGCTTTTGTCTCACTTCCATTGAGATATAGGCGTCCTTGGGAGCTTGTTTGCAATAACTTTTCTCGAGGTAACGTTAGTATTGCAGGTGACGCACTCCACTCGATGACCCCAGATCTTGGCCAAGGTGGTTGTTCTGCATTGGAAGACGGTGTCATTCTCGCCCGTTGTTTAGCGGAAGCTATGTCAAGGAATCCAAATGGTGAAGTAGAAGACAAGGAGGAATATAAGAGAATAGAGAAAGGTTTGGAGAAATATGCAAAAGAGAGGAGATGGAGAAGCATTAAGCTTATAATTGCATCTTATGTGGTTGGCTCAATTCAAGAGAGTAAAGGGAAAGTGATGAACTACTTGAGGGATAATATCTTGGCTGATTCTCTTGTTGGTGTGTTAATGAAGATCTCTGATTTTGATTGTGGGACACTTGGTTGA
- the LOC103490272 gene encoding monooxygenase 2-like isoform X3 yields the protein MISQMKNQGTSCLQIITSSMISGDKTSELLFSAPEEGGVRCVRRKFLLECLAKALPSGTIKFSSKVVAIEESGLLKLVHLADGTSIKTKVLIGCDGVKSVVAKWLGFKAPAFTGRCAVRGCLQRESNHNFGRKVSLYAGEGVRAGIIPCDDKTLYWFFSWTPSADVKEMKRNPVKLKQLVLSKLGEIPEAARAVIEETDVSCFQPAPLQYRPPWELMLGNIVKGNVCVAGDALHPMTPDLGQGGCAALEDAVILARCVAEALLKKPSSQEGEKAEREQQVQVEMGLKKYASERKWRSIELIGTAYMVGRIQQSSGVFAKFIRDKILSKFLVGLLLRNAKFDCGKLTSSFLR from the exons GATTATTACTTCATCAATGATTTCAGGGGATAAAACATCAGAGCTTTTGTTTTCAGCCCCAGAAGAAGG TGGAGTCCGTTGTGTGAGAAGAAAGTTTTTGCTGGAATGTCTGGCCAAGGCACTTCCAAGTGGAACCATCAAATTCTCCTCCAAGGTAGTTGCCATTGAGGAGTCTGGTTTGCTTAAACTTGTGCATCTTGCTGATGGAACCTCAATCAAGACTAAG GTGCTAATTGGATGTGATGGGGTTAAATCAGTGGTGGCAAAATGGCTAGGCTTCAAGGCACCAGCCTTCACAGGGAGATGTGCTGTGAGAGGTTGTTTACAGCGTGAGTCCAACCATAATTTTGGACGAAAAGTGAGCCTATATGCTGGTGAGGGAGTTCGAGCGGGTATCATTCCTTGTGATGATAAgactctttattggtttttctcTTGGACCCCCTCAGCTGACG TGAAGGAAATGAAAAGGAATCCAGTAAAACTGAAACAACTTGTGTTAAGCAAGCTTGGAGAGATACCTGAGGCAGCAAGGGCTGTGATAGAAGAAACTGATGTGAGTTGTTTTCAACCAGCACCATTGCAATACAGACCTCCATGGGAGCTCATGTTGGGCAACATTGTGAAAGGCAATGTGTGTGTGGCTGGTGATGCATTGCACCCTATGACTCCAGACTTAGGCCAAGGTGGGTGTGCTGCTTTGGAAGATGCAGTAATTTTAGCCAGATGTGTTGCAGAAGCCCTGCTGAAGAAACCAAGCAGCCAGGAGGGGGAGAAGGCAGAAAGAGAGCAGCAAGTGCAGGTTGAGATGGGGCTGAAGAAGTATGCGTCAGAGAGGAAATGGAGGAGCATCGAGCTGATCGGTACAGCTTATATGGTGGGTAGGATACAACAGAGCAGTGGGGTGTTTGCTAAGTTTATTAGGGATAAAATTTTGTCTAAGTTTCTGGTTGGACTCTTACTTAGAAATGCAAAATTTGACTGTGGGAAACTGACCTCTTCTTTTTTAAGGTAA
- the LOC103490277 gene encoding uncharacterized protein LOC103490277 isoform X2, with protein MIVCVAVVGHQNNPLYIQSFTEADDALKLHHIVHCSLDVVDERVNNPRKSGPTLNETFLGLLYPTENYKVYGYLTNTKVKFIMVTTDLDVRDADVRSFFRRFHAAYVDAVSNPFHVPGKKITSKTFAESVSTIVKSFGFSSAI; from the exons ATGATCGTCTGCGTCGCCGTCGTTGGCCACCAG AACAACCCCCTTTACATTCAAAGCTTCACGGAGGCCGATGATGCTCTCAAGCTCCACCACATTGTACACTGTTCGCTGGATGTCGTCGATGAGAGAG TGAACAATCCGAGAAAATCTGGACCGACACTGAACGAGACATTTCTGGGTCTTCTTTATCCGACAGAAAATTACAAAGT GTATGGCTATTTGACTAATACCAAAGTGAAGTTTATTATGGTGACAACAGATCTAGATGTCAGAGATGCCGATGTTAGAAGT TTTTTCAGGAGATTTCATGCTGCATATGTAGATGCAGTTTCGAACCCATTTCATGTGCCAGGTAAGAAAATTACTTCCAAAACTTTTGCAGAAAGTGTGAGCACCATTGTCAAGTCATTTGGCTTCAGTTCAGCTATTTGA
- the LOC103490276 gene encoding probable 26S proteasome non-ATPase regulatory subunit 3 — MTTQDAEMKELPAPISSSPSTLQHLKEIVSLLETGAYAREVRRIVRAIRLTMALRRKLKASDLSSFLNFALPPGSDVHTRLSSFIPKEEDYEMDVDSATQPPAKHPLPEIEIFCYLILLIFLIDQKKYGEAKACASASIARLKNLNRRTVDVLASRLYFYYSLSYELTGDLAEIRGNLLALHRIATLRHDELGQETLLNLLLRNYLHYNLYDQAEKLRSKAPRFEAHSNQQFCRYLFYLGKIRTIQLEYTDAKESLLQAARKAPIAALRFRVQCNKWAIIVRLLLGEIPERTVFMQKGMETALRPYFELTNAVRIGDLELFRTVAEKFSSTFSSDRTNNLIVRLRHNVIRTGLRNISISYSRISLADIAKKLRLDSENPIADAESIVSKATRDGAIDATVDHGNKWMVSKETGDIYSTNEPQIAFNSRIAFCLNMHNEAVRALRFPPNSHKEKESAEKRRERQQQEQELAKHIAEEDDDDF; from the exons ATGACGACGCAAGATGCTGAGATGAAGGAGCTTCCTGCTCccatttcttcttctccttcaacTTTACAAC ATTTGAAAGAGATTGTGTCGCTTCTTGAAACTGGTGCATATGCTCGGGAAGTCCGGCGAATTGTTCGAGCTATTCGTCTGACTATGGCATTGAGACGGAAGTTGAAAGCGTCTGatctttcttcatttctcaaTTTTGCTCTCCCGCCAGGTTCCGATGTGCACACAAGGTTATCCTCATTTATTCCGAAG GAGGAGGACTACGAAATGGATGTTGACTCAGCAACACAGCCACCTGCAAAACACCCCTTACCCGAGATAGAGATTTTCTGCTATTTGATTTTGCTAATATTTCTGATTGATCAGAAGAAATATGGCGAG GCTAAGGCTTGTGCTTCAGCAAGCATTGCCCGATTGAAGAACTTGAATAGGAGAACAGTTGATGTGTTAGCATCTAGGCTTTACTTCTATTACTCACTTAGCTATGAACTCACCGGTGATCTTGCTGAAATCAGAGG TAACCTCCTAGCTCTGCATCGGATAGCAACCTTGCGCCATGATGAATTGGGTCAG GAAACCCTCCTCAACCTACTACTTCGCAATTACCTCCATTACAATCTTTATGATCAAGCAGAGAAGTTGAGATCCAAGGCACCCCGATTTGAAGCTCACTCGAACCAACAG TTCTGTAGGTACCTATTTTACCTCGGCAAAATCAGGACCATTCAGCTGGAATATACTGATGCAAAGGAGTCTCTTCTACAAGCTGCTCGGAAAGCACCTATTGCAGCTCTTCGTTTTCGAGTACAATGCAACAAATGGGCAATCATTGTTCGCTTGCTGTTGGGAGAAATCCCTGAGAGGACTGTTTTCATGCAGAAAGGCATGGAGACGGCTCTGAGGCCATACTTTGAACTCACAAAT gCTGTGAGAATTGGTGACTTGGAGCTTTTCCGAACTGTTGCTGAGAAGTTCTCTAGTACATTCAGCTCAGATCGAACCAACAATTTGATAGTGAGGCTGCGACATAATGTTATTAGAACTGGCCTTCGCAACATTAGCATATCTTATTCACGCATTTCTCTGGCTGACATTGCTAAAAAACTGAGACTCGACTCTGAAAATCCTATTGCTGATGCTGAGAGTATCGTCTCCAAGGCGACCCGAGATGGAGCAATTGATGCCACAGTTGATCACGGGAACAAATGGATGGTATCCAAGGAGACTGGAGACATCTACTCTACCAATGAGCCTCAAATTGCCTTCAACTCCAGGATTGCTTTCTGCCTGAATATGCATAACGAGGCAGTCCGTGCTCTCAGGTTTCCGCCAAACtcccacaaagaaaaagaaagtgcCGAGAAAAGGAGAGAACGACAGCAGCAGGAGCAAGAACTTGCTAAGCATATAGCCGAAGAAGACGATGACGACTTTTAA
- the LOC103490277 gene encoding uncharacterized protein LOC103490277 isoform X1 codes for MIVCVAVVGHQNNPLYIQSFTEADDALKLHHIVHCSLDVVDERVNNPRKSGPTLNETFLGLLYPTENYKVYGYLTNTKVKFIMVTTDLDVRDADVRSFFRRFHAAYVDAVSNPFHVPEQKLQYQVKAIDDCSLQTIVDYCHLSCILDGI; via the exons ATGATCGTCTGCGTCGCCGTCGTTGGCCACCAG AACAACCCCCTTTACATTCAAAGCTTCACGGAGGCCGATGATGCTCTCAAGCTCCACCACATTGTACACTGTTCGCTGGATGTCGTCGATGAGAGAG TGAACAATCCGAGAAAATCTGGACCGACACTGAACGAGACATTTCTGGGTCTTCTTTATCCGACAGAAAATTACAAAGT GTATGGCTATTTGACTAATACCAAAGTGAAGTTTATTATGGTGACAACAGATCTAGATGTCAGAGATGCCGATGTTAGAAGT TTTTTCAGGAGATTTCATGCTGCATATGTAGATGCAGTTTCGAACCCATTTCATGTGCCAG AACAGAAACTTCAATACCAAGTCAAAGCCATTGACGACTGCAGTTTACAAACCATTGTTGATTACTGTCATCTTTCCTGTATTCTTGATggtatttga
- the LOC103490274 gene encoding monooxygenase 2-like isoform X1: MEEKGDVEEIVIVGAGISGLATALGLHRLGIRSLVLETSDSLRAAGYALTTWNNAWKALDALGVADSLRLRHDRLAGNVTFSAVSGKPTSNLLFTGHRDQEARTLMRKSLLEALAVDLPKDTIKYSSKLVSIEEEAAGFLKLLHLADGTILKTKVLIGCDGVNSVVAKWLGLKKPSLSGRNATRGIVTYNDGHGFDNKFMWFFSKGLRFGVMPCNSNTVYWFATWCPSKQEEEIEENPTKLKEHILSKLGKVPDQARAVVEDTQVDAFVSLPLRYRRPWELVCNNFSRGNVSIAGDALHSMTPDLGQGGCSALEDGVILARCLAEAMSRNPNGEVEDKEEYKRIEKGLEKYAKERRWRSIKLIIASYVVGSIQESKGKVMNYLRDNILADSLVGVLMKISDFDCGTLG; encoded by the exons ATGGAAGAAAAAGGTGATGTTGAAGAGATAGTGATCGTCGGAGCTGGAATCTCAGGTCTCGCCACTGCCTTGGGGCTTCACAGGTTAGGGATTCGAAGCTTAGTATTGGAAACTTCCGATTCTTTGAGAGCCGCTGGTTATGCTTTGACTACATGGAATAACGCTTGGAAGGCTCTCGATGCCTTGGGAGTCGCCGATTCTCTCCGCCTCCGCCACGATCGCCTCGCCGG AAACGTCACTTTCTCGGCGGTTTCCGGGAAGCCAACTTCGAATTTGCTCTTTACGGGTCACCG AGACCAAGAAGCCAGAACTCTAATGAGAAAGTCATTACTAGAAGCACTGGCAGTGGATCTTCCAAAAGACACGATTAAATATTCCTCAAAGCTCGTTTCCATTGAAGAAGAAGCAGCAGGCTTTCTTAAGCTCCTGCATCTTGCTGATGGAACGATTCTCAAAACCAAG GTGTTGATTGGATGTGATGGAGTGAACTCTGTGGTGGCTAAGTGGCTTGGCTTGAAGAAGCCTTCTTTGTCAGGAAGAAACGCTACCAGAGGGATCGTAACATACAACGATGGTCATGGATTTGATAATAAGTTCATGTGGTTCTTTAGCAAAGGCCTTCGCTTTGGTGTTATGCCATGTAACTCCAACACTGTTTATTGGTTTGCCACTTGGTGTCCTTCCAAACAAG AGGAGGAGATTGAAGAGAACCCAACAAAATTGAAGGAACATATTTTGAGCAAGCTTGGAAAGGTACCTGATCAAGCAAGGGCTGTTGTTGAAGACACCCAAGTTGATGCTTTTGTCTCACTTCCATTGAGATATAGGCGTCCTTGGGAGCTTGTTTGCAATAACTTTTCTCGAGGTAACGTTAGTATTGCAGGTGACGCACTCCACTCGATGACCCCAGATCTTGGCCAAGGTGGTTGTTCTGCATTGGAAGACGGTGTCATTCTCGCCCGTTGTTTAGCGGAAGCTATGTCAAGGAATCCAAATGGTGAAGTAGAAGACAAGGAGGAATATAAGAGAATAGAGAAAGGTTTGGAGAAATATGCAAAAGAGAGGAGATGGAGAAGCATTAAGCTTATAATTGCATCTTATGTGGTTGGCTCAATTCAAGAGAGTAAAGGGAAAGTGATGAACTACTTGAGGGATAATATCTTGGCTGATTCTCTTGTTGGTGTGTTAATGAAGATCTCTGATTTTGATTGTGGGACACTTGGTTGA